From Flavipsychrobacter sp., a single genomic window includes:
- the hscB gene encoding Fe-S protein assembly co-chaperone HscB has translation MVNYFELYGIEESFNIDEALVKKKFYELSRQYHPDRFSLADDDTKAEALKMSALNNDAYKTLTDEDKRTAYILRTNNQLEEEEKYQLPSDFLMEMMELNETVSEWEMDADDKTLEEQATNAYNTAIKEINNTLLPLFDQYTAYKGDLSLLAQVKDLYFRKKYLLRIQERMNTFATR, from the coding sequence ATGGTAAACTATTTTGAATTATACGGCATAGAAGAAAGCTTTAACATCGATGAAGCTTTAGTGAAAAAGAAGTTTTATGAATTAAGCCGCCAGTACCACCCTGATAGATTTTCTCTAGCTGATGATGACACTAAAGCTGAAGCGCTCAAAATGTCGGCACTGAATAACGATGCCTATAAAACGCTTACCGATGAAGATAAGCGCACTGCATATATATTAAGAACAAACAACCAATTAGAGGAAGAAGAGAAATATCAACTGCCATCAGATTTCCTTATGGAGATGATGGAGCTCAACGAAACCGTAAGTGAATGGGAGATGGATGCTGATGACAAAACACTGGAAGAACAAGCTACAAACGCATACAATACGGCGATAAAGGAGATCAACAACACCCTACTACCATTATTTGACCAATACACGGCTTACAAAGGAGATCTTTCCCTATTGGCACAAGTAAAAGACCTATATTTTAGAAAAAAATACCTGTTGCGTATTCAGGAAAGAATGAATACATTTGCAACCCGCTAA
- a CDS encoding NAD(P)-dependent oxidoreductase: MVRIGLIKERKTPEDYRVALTPVQAAYINKTYEGVEVVVEPSSTRCFRDEEYAAEGIKLVEDLSDCDILLGVKEVPIDHLIPNKTYCFFSHTKKMQPYNKPLMKALIEKKISMVDYECLTHKDEQRILGFGLFAGIVGAHNGLLTYGKKHELFELPPANSVEDFQALIHAYRKQRLPNIKIAVTGSGRVAAGIVEVMTNLDIESVEPEDYLTHQYDYPVYTHLKGSALYARKDNGLYYRDGFHANPEAYKCLFGNYIAQTDILMNGIYWDEDIDRLFEKKDIRRKDWRISVIADITCDIDGSVPINVGASTIDDPVYGIDRDSLEKVAPFQNTKDTIDVMAVDNLPNELPRDASHYFGAHIEKFVLKELLSNNSDIINRATICKGGKLTRDYEYLSDYAYS, encoded by the coding sequence ATGGTAAGAATAGGATTAATAAAGGAACGAAAAACTCCGGAAGATTACAGGGTAGCATTAACGCCTGTTCAGGCAGCGTACATTAATAAAACCTACGAAGGAGTAGAGGTAGTTGTTGAACCATCGTCAACAAGGTGCTTTCGAGATGAGGAGTATGCAGCAGAGGGGATAAAATTGGTTGAAGATCTCAGTGATTGCGATATTTTGCTTGGTGTAAAGGAGGTGCCTATTGATCACTTAATACCTAATAAAACCTATTGCTTTTTCTCTCATACTAAAAAAATGCAACCTTATAATAAACCGCTCATGAAGGCGCTTATTGAGAAGAAGATCAGCATGGTAGATTATGAATGTCTTACCCATAAAGATGAACAGCGCATATTAGGTTTTGGTTTGTTTGCAGGAATTGTTGGAGCACATAATGGTTTGCTTACTTATGGTAAGAAACATGAGCTTTTTGAATTACCTCCAGCAAATTCCGTGGAAGATTTCCAAGCCTTGATACATGCTTATAGAAAACAAAGACTACCTAATATAAAAATCGCTGTTACAGGGTCGGGTAGAGTAGCCGCAGGTATTGTAGAGGTGATGACCAATTTAGATATCGAGTCCGTGGAACCTGAAGATTACTTAACACACCAGTATGATTACCCAGTATATACACATTTAAAAGGTAGTGCACTGTATGCCAGAAAGGATAATGGCCTCTATTATAGAGATGGTTTTCATGCCAACCCTGAGGCGTACAAATGTTTATTTGGTAACTATATTGCCCAAACGGATATTTTGATGAATGGTATATACTGGGATGAGGATATTGATCGTCTTTTTGAGAAAAAAGATATACGAAGGAAAGACTGGCGTATAAGTGTTATTGCAGATATTACATGTGATATTGATGGGTCAGTACCTATAAATGTAGGAGCTTCAACAATTGATGATCCGGTATATGGTATTGATAGGGACAGCCTAGAAAAAGTAGCACCTTTTCAGAATACAAAAGATACCATAGATGTAATGGCTGTTGATAATTTGCCTAACGAGCTACCAAGAGACGCATCCCATTATTTTGGGGCACATATCGAAAAGTTCGTATTGAAAGAGCTGTTGAGTAATAATAGCGATATCATCAATCGTGCTACAATATGTAAAGGTGGTAAATTGACCAGAGACTACGAGTATTTGAGTGATTACGCTTATAGTTAA
- a CDS encoding TIGR01777 family oxidoreductase: MQQIIGITGGTGFVGQHLKTMLIKKGHEVVIFTRNPNKKTNEQGVEYAYWNPSNEEIDIDILPKLNSVIHLAGAGVADKRWTNDRKKVIVSSRVDATNFLVKQLKQYAINCNSFIAASATGYYGPDRTDQPFKETDQYYNDFLGNTCYQWETASKTASDKFRTVIIRIGIVLGKEAGAFKEFEKPTKFGIVPILGSGKQIISWIHVQDLASLFTFAIETDNMSGIYNGVAPNPASNKELMKTIAQIKGGIKIPVPVPSFVLKLMLGEMSIEILKSCTASSEKIEQAGFQFQYPVLANAINDLLH; the protein is encoded by the coding sequence ATGCAACAAATTATAGGTATAACAGGAGGAACAGGCTTTGTGGGGCAGCATTTAAAGACAATGCTCATCAAGAAAGGGCATGAGGTTGTGATATTTACAAGAAACCCTAATAAAAAAACTAATGAACAAGGAGTAGAATATGCTTACTGGAATCCATCAAATGAAGAAATTGATATAGATATTTTACCCAAATTAAACTCTGTAATACACTTAGCAGGTGCAGGAGTAGCAGACAAACGCTGGACTAATGATCGCAAGAAAGTGATCGTATCCAGTCGTGTAGATGCCACAAACTTTCTTGTAAAACAATTAAAGCAATATGCTATTAACTGTAATAGTTTTATTGCTGCCTCTGCTACAGGATATTATGGGCCAGACAGGACTGATCAACCTTTTAAAGAAACAGACCAATACTATAACGACTTCTTAGGAAATACATGCTATCAATGGGAAACCGCATCAAAAACAGCTTCCGATAAATTTAGAACTGTAATCATTAGAATAGGGATCGTTTTAGGAAAGGAAGCAGGAGCATTTAAAGAGTTTGAAAAGCCAACAAAATTTGGGATTGTACCCATATTAGGTTCGGGAAAACAAATAATTAGTTGGATACACGTACAGGATCTTGCCTCGCTTTTCACATTTGCTATTGAAACAGACAACATGAGTGGTATATATAACGGAGTAGCTCCTAACCCTGCCAGCAACAAGGAGCTCATGAAAACCATTGCCCAAATAAAAGGAGGCATAAAAATACCTGTACCTGTTCCAAGCTTTGTTTTAAAACTAATGCTGGGTGAAATGAGTATTGAAATACTAAAAAGCTGTACTGCTAGCTCTGAAAAAATAGAACAAGCAGGATTTCAATTTCAATACCCTGTACTTGCCAACGCTATAAATGATCTTCTACATTAA
- a CDS encoding metallophosphoesterase, with the protein MRTRFLIFLTIVLLAEFYSFILIRSIAKPMANPWKAIIYTSYIAVTLFTWTSFILMRSLNWDAMPPMAKNLIIAFTMGLWVAKILAATVMMLDDVRRICMWVINYIYNPTTPDVTDEIAKSNGISRSTFFKRTALILGGTAVGAFLYGITNRYNYKVHRVKLKFANLPASFKGLKIVQISDIHSGSFDNEHAVSRGVEKVMHEEPDIIFFTGDLVNNKAEEIQPYTHLFSQLTAPLGVYSTLGNHDYGDYVTWPSDDAKRQNLEQLKETHDKMGWRLLMNEHVEIEKGNDKIAVIGIENWGAKAGFPKYGSMSNAYAGLKEKDIPFKVLLSHDPSHWDAEVIKDYQDIDLTLSGHTHGMQFGIEIPGLKWSPVKYIYKNWAGLYQKGAQHLYVNRGFGFLGYPGRLGILPEITVIELA; encoded by the coding sequence ATGCGTACACGTTTTCTCATTTTCCTTACGATAGTATTATTGGCAGAGTTTTACAGCTTTATTTTAATACGTTCGATAGCTAAACCCATGGCTAACCCTTGGAAGGCTATCATATACACCTCCTATATTGCTGTCACCCTTTTTACTTGGACCAGCTTTATTTTAATGAGATCATTAAACTGGGACGCAATGCCACCTATGGCAAAGAACTTGATCATAGCATTCACCATGGGCTTGTGGGTAGCTAAAATACTGGCAGCCACAGTAATGATGCTTGACGATGTACGCAGAATATGCATGTGGGTTATCAACTATATATACAATCCCACTACTCCCGATGTTACAGATGAGATCGCTAAATCGAATGGTATTTCCCGTTCTACATTTTTCAAACGAACGGCACTAATATTAGGAGGCACAGCTGTAGGGGCTTTTTTATATGGTATTACCAATCGCTACAACTATAAAGTTCATCGAGTTAAACTCAAATTTGCCAACCTGCCTGCATCCTTCAAGGGATTGAAAATTGTTCAAATATCGGACATACACTCAGGCAGTTTTGATAACGAACATGCGGTAAGTAGAGGTGTAGAAAAAGTGATGCATGAAGAGCCTGACATTATCTTTTTTACCGGCGACTTAGTAAATAACAAAGCTGAGGAGATACAACCTTACACACACTTATTCTCTCAACTAACTGCCCCTTTAGGTGTATATTCTACACTAGGCAACCATGACTATGGCGACTACGTAACATGGCCTAGCGACGATGCTAAAAGACAAAATTTAGAACAACTAAAGGAAACGCATGACAAAATGGGCTGGCGCTTGCTCATGAATGAACATGTGGAGATAGAGAAAGGAAATGATAAAATAGCAGTAATCGGCATAGAAAACTGGGGAGCAAAAGCTGGTTTCCCTAAATATGGTAGTATGAGCAATGCTTATGCTGGTTTGAAAGAAAAAGATATACCATTTAAAGTACTTCTCTCTCACGACCCCTCGCACTGGGATGCAGAGGTGATAAAAGATTATCAAGATATAGACCTCACACTAAGCGGTCATACTCATGGCATGCAATTTGGCATAGAGATACCGGGACTAAAATGGAGTCCTGTAAAATATATTTACAAAAACTGGGCTGGATTGTACCAAAAAGGCGCACAACACCTATATGTAAATAGAGGGTTTGGCTTTCTTGGATACCCAGGTAGGCTGGGTATATTACCAGAAATAACCGTTATTGAATTAGCGTAA
- a CDS encoding NAD(P)H-dependent oxidoreductase: MITVISGTSRVDSMTLRVAKHYHSCIAKHTNDVQLLSLEGKAVWERGHDLLNIEQNLLIPSNKFVFVMPEYNGSFPGILKVMIDNSDIKKCWWHKKALLVGVADGRAGNLRGMEHMTNILHYVKMNVHYNKIPLSRINEEINKKGRILKRETEKVINEQINEFLAF, translated from the coding sequence ATGATTACAGTAATATCAGGCACAAGCAGGGTCGACAGTATGACACTACGTGTTGCCAAACATTATCACAGCTGCATAGCCAAGCATACCAATGATGTGCAACTTTTATCCCTAGAGGGGAAAGCTGTTTGGGAACGTGGTCACGACCTGCTCAACATAGAGCAGAACCTATTAATACCTTCCAATAAATTCGTCTTTGTAATGCCGGAATACAATGGCAGTTTCCCCGGCATTCTGAAAGTAATGATCGATAATAGTGACATCAAAAAATGCTGGTGGCATAAAAAGGCGCTATTAGTAGGTGTTGCTGATGGTAGAGCAGGTAATCTTCGCGGTATGGAACATATGACCAACATTCTGCATTATGTAAAAATGAATGTACACTACAACAAGATACCGCTTAGCCGTATCAACGAAGAAATAAACAAGAAAGGGAGAATACTAAAAAGAGAGACCGAAAAAGTGATCAATGAACAAATAAATGAATTTCTAGCCTTCTAA